DNA from Scheffersomyces stipitis CBS 6054 chromosome 1, whole genome shotgun sequence:
ATCGGTGAAGAGTACGATGCTGACGAAGATGCTGCTTTCGAAGATCCAGGTTCGGTCAACTTGGTCCACAAGGTCACAACCAAAGCTCCATTCCATATCGCCTGTCCCCCAGAATACTCGAAAAACGTCCACATCGCCGTGTTGGACTGTGGTGCAAAGGAAAACATTTTGCGTTGTTTGGTTGAAAGAGGTGCCTCCTTGACCGTTTTCCCATACAATTACCCTATCCACAAGATCGCCAACAAGTTCGACGGTATCTTCATCTCCAACGGCCCTGGCGATCCAACCCACTGTTCCAGCACCGTGGAACATTTGAAGCAGACCATCGACGAGCACCGTGACTTGCCAATCTTCGGTATCTGTTTGGGACACCAGTTGTTGGCTTTGGCCGGTGGTGCTAAGaccatcaagttgaagtacGGTAACAGAGCTCACAACATTCCAGCCTTAGACTTGGCTACTGGTAAGTGCCATATTACTTCTCAAAACCACGGTTACGCTGTGGATGCTTCTACATTGAACTCCGAATGGGAACCTtacttcaccaacttgaacgacttgaGTAACGAAGGCATGAGACACAAAACCCAACCCATCTTCTCCACCCAATTCCACCCAGAAGCCAAGGGCGGACCTTTGGACACTGCATTCTTGTTCgacaaattcttcaaaaacatCGAGACCTACAGAGCCACTAACGGGTTGAACTTGTCCACAATCGACAACAGCTTGTTGGTGGATATCTTACCTACCGAAAGAGTTGTCTGAGTACAACAGACGTAATTTgtatgggtgcaaaaaagaaacaaaatcaTGGACTTTGATGGGCTGCGACCACCAAAACAGACCCGGGGTTTGAACTGGGAGCTCACCAAACACCATTACCATCACAAACACCATATATTGCTACAGAGTAGAGGATTTACGCTACGGCGTTGTCGTATAGACTGTCCTGTGGGAGCGTAGCTCATTGTATAGATTTATTCCCTCGGAGATTTATTAATGTTAAACAAAATTAAATTGTTGCAGTGTAGAGTtggaactgaaaaatagCACTGTAAGATTCCTGAATTGTACCATATAGGTACAGAAACATTTTAAGCGATGTGTTGACGTGTCGTCGTACCGCTCGTATAGGGAACGGCTCGTCCATTCCTGTCATCACCTAACCTGCCGTGTCTACCTGGCCATAGTTACGTCGGGCTCGTATGGTTCGTTTAGCTGCGTCAAATATCACACCATATTTTTTTGTTCAGAACCAAAAGGGCAATTCGCGGCCACCAGAAATGTGCCAGGGATTGTCATCTGATACTGTGGCCAGTTTTGGTGCTATACGACAGGAATGATTCCGTTGATTTCATAGATCTCTAGAGACAAGAGAATTATATAAACTCACATATTTTGCTTAACTTATATATTAAGTTTTTGGATTTGTTCTTCACCTTCGGTGGATCACTTTTTTTTCTGTTGTCTGTTCACCTTTTCTGTATTTGCACCCATGTTTGAACTGGCCTCTTCTCTTCAGCACATCATCACAAATCTGCTGGCAACGCCATTTGGGGGTATTCACCCTTCCTCATATGGTCAGGTGCTCAGTACTATCCAAAGCATGTCGGGTTCCGACCCgttcttgtccaacttaAACTTCATCGAGAAGTTATGGGCTTCCTGGTACATATACATGGACAACGATATCTTGGCCACCGGGCtcttgtttttcttgaCCCACGAAATCATGTACTTCGGTAGATGTTTGCCATGGTTCATTATCGACCAgattccatttttcaacaGATGGAAAATTCAGGCAAACAAGATCGTTTCCAACAAGGAACAGTGGGAGTGTCTCAAGGCTGTGCTCAAATCCCATTTATTGGTTGAAGCTATCCCAATTTGGTTATTCCACCctatttgttcttcattgaagatatcgatCGAGGTCCCATTCCCAAGCATTTGGATCATGGCTGCTCAGGTGgctttgttctttttcttgGAGGACACATGGCATTACACTTTCCACAGAATGTTTCACTGGGGTTGGTTCTACAAGAACATTCACAAGGTCCACCACAAGTATGCTGCCCCATTTGGCTTGGCTGCTGAATACGCTCATCCAGCTGAAGTCATGGCTCTTGGGGTAGGTACAGTTGGATTTCCTATTTTGTATGCCTACATTGCAAAGACTAATGCAAATCTCAATTTGCCATCGTTGCATTTATTCACGGTCACTGTTTGGGTATGTATGAGATTGTTGCAAGCTGTCGATTCACATTCTGGATATGATTTCCCATGGTCTTTGCACAATTTCTTGCCCTTCTGGGCTGGTGCTGAACATCACGATGACCACCACCATTACTTCATTGGTAACTACGCCAGTTCATTCAGATGGTATGATTACTTCTTCGATAGCGAAAGTGGCCCTGTTGCCAGAAGGGGCAGAGAaaacaagatgaagaatcatGCTGAAAAGactctcaagaagaacttatAGCGAAACACATTGTCTTTCGACAAGTAATATGATAGAGAGAGTATAGCGTTATAACAAATAGATACCTAGGCATTACAATGTACAATAATTGAAGGCACCAGTATGTATGCATAAAGGTACTGCTGAGTTGGTACCATCTACTGATCTATGGATGTGTATTTCAAAGCGATACAATTATACAATGATTCTGTAAGGCACTATCTACCAAATGGTTTATCTTGCACTCTTAGATTGAACTATATTACTAGCAGAGCACAGCAACCGAATAGAATTCGAGGTAAAATGCACATAACTTTATCAAGCTAGTTTCCAATGCTATATAT
Protein-coding regions in this window:
- the CPA1 gene encoding Multifunctional pyrimidine synthesis protein CAD (includes carbamoyl-phosphate synthetase, aspartate transcarbamylase, and glutamine amidotransferase), which codes for MISAFKQLNKIQSARRLLATSAKGFTNKTSKLDRATLTIKDGPVFSGYSFGADKNVSGEAVFTTSLVGYPESMTDPSYKGQILCFTQPLIGNYGVPSSTKKDQFNLLKYMESASVQCIGIVVADVALEYSHWTAVESLQQWCQRSGVAAISGVDTRQLVSYLRERGSSLGKITIGEEYDADEDAAFEDPGSVNLVHKVTTKAPFHIACPPEYSKNVHIAVLDCGAKENILRCLVERGASLTVFPYNYPIHKIANKFDGIFISNGPGDPTHCSSTVEHLKQTIDEHRDLPIFGICLGHQLLALAGGAKTIKLKYGNRAHNIPALDLATGKCHITSQNHGYAVDASTLNSEWEPYFTNLNDLSNEGMRHKTQPIFSTQFHPEAKGGPLDTAFLFDKFFKNIETYRATNGLNLSTIDNSLLVDILPTERVV
- the ERG25 gene encoding sterol desaturase; this translates as MSGSDPFLSNLNFIEKLWASWYIYMDNDILATGLLFFLTHEIMYFGRCLPWFIIDQIPFFNRWKIQANKIVSNKEQWECLKAVLKSHLLVEAIPIWLFHPICSSLKISIEVPFPSIWIMAAQVALFFFLEDTWHYTFHRMFHWGWFYKNIHKVHHKYAAPFGLAAEYAHPAEVMALGVGTVGFPILYAYIAKTNANLNLPSLHLFTVTVWVCMRLLQAVDSHSGYDFPWSLHNFLPFWAGAEHHDDHHHYFIGNYASSFRWYDYFFDSESGPVARRGRENKMKNHAEKTLKKNL